A region of Vicugna pacos chromosome 7, VicPac4, whole genome shotgun sequence DNA encodes the following proteins:
- the LRRN3 gene encoding leucine-rich repeat neuronal protein 3 has protein sequence MKDLPLQIHVLLGLAITTLVQAVDKKADCPQLCTCEIRPWFTPRSIYMEASTVDCNDLGLLNFPARLPADTQILLLQTNNIAKIEYSIDFPVNLTGLDLSQNNLSSVTNINVKKMPQLLSVYLEENKLTELPEKCLSGLSNLQELYINHNLLSTISPGAFIGLHNLLRLHLNSNKLQMINSQWFDALPNLEILMIGENPIIRIKDMNFKPLINLRSLVIAGINLTDIPDNALVGLENLESISFYDNRLIKVPHVALQKVVNLKFLDLNKNPINQIRRGDFSNMLHLKELGINNMPELVSIDSLAVDNLPDLRKIEATNNPRLSYIHPNAFFRLPKLESLMLNSNALSALYHGTIESLPNLKEISIHSNPIRCDCVIRWINMNKTNIRFMEPDSLFCVDPPEFQGQNVRQVHFREMMEICLPLIAPESFPSNLDLEAGSYVSLHCRATAEPQPEIYWVTPSGKKLLPNTVTEKFYVHSEGTLDISGITPTEGGLYTCIATNLVGADLKSIMIKVDGSFPQDNNGSLNIKIKDVQANSVLVSWKASSKILKSSVKWTAFVKTENSHAAQSARIPSDVKVYNLTHLNPSTEYKICIDIPTIYQTSRKQCVNVTTKGLDPDQKKYEKSNTTTFMACLGGFLGIIGVICLFSCLFQEMNCDGGHSYVSNYLQKPTIAFSELYPPLINLWEAGKEKSTALEVKATVIGVPTNMS, from the coding sequence ATGAAGGACCTGCCACTCCAAATTCATGTGCTACTTGGCCTAGCTATCACTACACTAGTACAAGCTGTAGATAAAAAAGCGGATTGCCCACAATTATGTACATGTGAAATCCGGCCCTGGTTTACACCTAGATCCATTTATATGGAAGCATCTACAGTGGATTGCAATGATTTAGGCCTTTTAAACTTCCCAGCCAGATTGCCTGCTGACACACAGATTCTGCTCCTTCAGACTAACAATATTGCAAAGATTGAATACTCCATAGACTTTCCAGTAAACCTTACTGGCCTGGACTTATCTCAAAACAATTTATCTTCAGTCACCAATATTAATGTAAAAAAGATGCCTCAGCTTCTTTCTGTgtacctagaagaaaacaaacttactgagCTGCCTGAAAAATGTCTGTCTGGACTGAGCAACTTACAAGAACTCTATATTAATCACAACTTGCTTTCTACAATTTCACCTGGAGCCTTTATTGGCCTACATAATCTTCTTCGACTTCATCTCAATTCAAATAAATTGCAGATGATCAATAGTCAGTGGTTTGATGCTCTTCCCAATCTGGAGATTCTGATGATTGGGGAAAATCCAATCATCCGAATCAAAGACATGAACTTTAAGCCGCTTATCAATCTTCGCAGCCTGGTTATAGCTGGTATAAACCTCACAGATATACCAGATAATGCCTTGGTTGGGCTTGAAAACTTAGAAAGCATCTCTTTTTATGACAACAGGCTTATTAAAGTGCCCCATGTTGCTCTTCAAAAAGTGGTAAATCTCAAATTTTTGGATCTAAATAAAAATCCTATTAATCAAATAAGGAGGGGTGATTTTAGCAATATGCTACACTTAAAAGAGTTGGGAATAAATAATATGCCTGAACTGGTTTCCATCGACAGTCTTGCTGTGGATAACTTGccagatttaagaaaaatagaagcTACTAACAACCCCAGGTTGTCTTACATTCACCCGAATGCATTTTTCAGACTACCCAAGCTGGAATCACTCATGCTTAACAGCAATGCCCTTAGTGCCCTGTACCATGGTACCATTGAGTCTCTGCCAAACCTCAAGGAAATTAGCATACACAGCAATCCTATCAGGTGTGACTGTGTCATCCGTTGGATTAATATGAACAAAACTAACATTCGATTTATGGAGCCAGATTCACTGTTTTGTGTGGACCCGCCTGAATTCCAAGGTCAGAATGTTCGGCAAGTGCATTTCAGGGAAATGATGGAAATCTGTCTCCCTCTTATAGCTCCCGAGAGTTTTCCTTCTAATCTGGATTTAGAAGCTGGGAGCTATGTTTCCTTACACTGTAGAGCTACTGCAGAGCCACAGCCTGAAATCTACTGGGTAACACCTTCTGGTAAAAAACTCTTGCCTAACACTGTGACAGAGAAGTTCTATGTCCATTCTGAAGGCACATTAGATATAAGTGGCATCACCCCAACAGAAGGGGGTTTATATACTTGTATAGCAACTAACCTGGTTGGTGCTGACTTGAAGTCTATTATGATCAAAGTAGATGGCTCTTTTCCACAGGATAACAATGGATCcttgaatattaaaataaaagatgtCCAGGCCAATTCAGTTCTGGTGTCTTGGAAAGCAAGTTCTAAAATTCTCAAATCCAGTGTTAAGTGGACAGCCTTTGTCAAGACTGAGAATTCCCATGCTGCCCAAAGTGCTCGAATACCATCTGACGTCAAGGTGTACAATCTTACTCATCTGAACCCATCAACTGAGTATAAGATTTGCATTGATATTCCGACAATCTATCAAACAAGCAGAAAACAATGTGTAAATGTCACCACAAAAGGCTTGGACCCTGatcaaaaaaaatatgaaaagagtaACACTACAACATTTATGGCCTGCCTTGGAGGCTTTCTGGGGATTATTGGTGTCATATGTCTTTTCAGCTGCCTCTTCCAAGAAATGAACTGTGATGGTGGACATAGCTATGTGAGCAATTACTTACAGAAACCAACCATTGCATTCAGTGAGCTTTATCCTCCTCTGATTAACCTCTGGGAAGCAGGCAAAGAAAAAAGTACCGCATTGGAAGTCAAAGCAACTGTTATAGGTGTGCCGACAAATATGTCCTAA